Below is a genomic region from Henckelia pumila isolate YLH828 chromosome 3, ASM3356847v2, whole genome shotgun sequence.
AGGAAAGTACTTAGAGAAGATAATCGAGGAGCAACAACGTCTCAGTGGAGTTTTTACTGAATTTCCGGACTCTGTTGCTGCTGCTTCTGGAACAAGCAACAATTGCCCAGATTctgataataaaattttaacctACCCACCAACTCCTGCCCCAATATCTGAGTCACCACTTCTGAACAAGGCTGTCAAAGAACGTTCTCCAGCTAAGAGCCTCTCTGCCGATGAATCCTTGTCCTATCATGAGCCTCTAACCCCAGATTCCACTTGTCCTGTGACTTCTCCAGTTGAGAGCCCAAGTGAAAGATCAGGGAAAAAGCAACGGATGAGCACTGCTTTAGCATTTTCTGAGCCAGGAACCATTCTTTCCCATTCGGTACTAAAGTCAAGCTTCAGCCCTTCTTACCAGCAGCCGCCACATTCACTATTCTTGACTAACGAGCAGATTGATCATTCTTCGGGATTATCTGCTGGTAAAGACAGTCAGATGGAAAAAGTTTCAGGTACCAGCATGTAGTTCATTATGGTGCATGTTACTGGCATTGCATTTGTCACTTTGTTAGATTCTGAAATCACACAGCCTGATTCGGTCAAAGAAAATTATAGGGGCTCCGTAGTTGCTAGAGCTTTAAGAAATAGTTTTAGAAATTCACTCCTTAAAAGGAGGTTAACTTTCAGGTATTATCAGTTGTATATCCTGTCCTTTTGGCTTTCCAGGCCTCCCTTGTATTCCGATGTCTTTCTTGGATTTGTCATTCATATGTCTTTCTTGGATTTGTCATTCATATGTTTTTTCCTTGTTTGCTCTTTTCTCATTCAATGTCCAGTCAGAGGAACGTGTGAAGAGACCTACGCCGACGATCGCTaactaattttttgaaattgaatgttgCCCTTCGCCAGCTGAACAATGATAAAAATGTTACAAAATTCAGCTACTGCAATGAAATTGAATTCGAATCGATGCTACAAGGGGCAGAATGAGTTTGCTCTTTTCTCATTCAATTAACTGCTGTCTGTAAGCTATATTTGGTTCAAGATCAGCAACAATAAGAATCACATTGCCAAATATTACCCGATAAGTGAAACTCTGCTTACCAAATCATCACAAAAAAGCTACAATAACAGTGTAATAATCGAGTAAAAAAACTGAAATCTTTATGAATGTTATGCAAAATAATCCATAGCCTATAGACATCCGAATGCTATGCCGACCATCTAGCCGTGAAAGTATCACATGTTCGAACAGTCTTGCAAGAAATTCTTCAAACTCATGCAAAATAGACCTATTTGAAGCTCCAAATCCAAAGCCCACGTCGAAAACATGAACCATCATTTTCATGCCAATATGGTGGTAGGATTAACGATCTTGATTGATTGAATCGCGGGTTTTTGTGGATCGGTCTCTGAGTATCTTCAACCTTTCATCCTTTCTTCAGTCTTTCCATTGGATGAACTTGCGGGATATAGAATAGGCCATCAACGACTTGTAATGGAGCCTGCTTCCCATACGAAAACATACGATGAAGGGACACGACTGGAAACGTGGCGTAACCTCAAGTATCAATGGCTAAATGAATACACGGGATACAATAATAAAACCACGCCATAGATTGTTTCATATGTGGTCCATTTGGGCTTGTCACCAAGACCAAATCGGCTGCAGGTTGATGGGCTAATCTTACGCGAAGGTAAGCTTGGTTTCTTGGGGAAAACATTTAGGAAACTCTGTCCTCGAATGGTTTGATCATCGATGGTATTCCACAATAGAGGGACAGagacagattcaagaatatgagCGAGTAAGAATCCAGGCTAGGGTGGGGTAGAGATAATATCAAGACGAGGTCGGTCGCTTGCGCGGTCAGGGTAGACTGGATCAACATCTTCTTGATGAGCAGAATGCCGAAAAGACCGCCTGTGATCCCGGGAAGTGGCAATATATTCATCAAGAATCTGTAAAATGGGATCGGTCTTGTTGTCCCGGATGGACCAACATGTATTGAAGTTGCGTGGTAGCTGCGTCCATCGAGCGCGGCAAACGGGGCAAGTGACACCACCATAGCGAACATTTGACGAGATGCAAGCAAAATGGAAGGCATGGGAGCATTGGGCTGTAAATATTGCCCGGCCTGAGCTGTAATTCAAAGGATCAATGCATATCGAGCACAAGTTCTGCAAGAATCGAAAAGGGCCAATGGTGAATCTTTAAAGTTATTTTGTACACCAACATGAGAACTAACCATAAGTTGAAATGGAAGCATAAAGAAGAAAATTAGTAGAACATTAAAAATGGCAAAAAAGGACACCTTAATATAGGGAGTACTAGTGCTTGCATTGCTTTTGCAATTGATCTCCGAGGATGTTTTCTCGGAAGAAATGTTTCTCTCTCGATTTTCCTGGTGAGaagcatgatttgatgaatGAGAAAACACTACACAAGgaataaaaatttccaaaattccatttgattttttgtaaataaaatatggATAGTAACAAAGAGGATCTGTCATGTGTATGTGAGATAGAGAAAAAGGATACAGTGGAGGTTTGAACAATGTAGGATTGCTGCTGTCCGTAGCAAAAACAGCCACACGTCTGCACGAAGATTTTCTTGGCTGCTTTCTTGAAATTCCAAGACGCGCTGCCTTGGCCTCCGCCCATACCTCCGGCCGAAAAATGCAGATGGAGAAGACACATGTTTACATAAAAACCATTATATTTGCCATAATTTATTTCATCTTCAATCACTGTTGTTGCTTCTCTTCCATTCGAATATATACTCAATCTACCCTCCCTTTTCTTTAAATAGTCCAGTTCAGTTCAGTTTTAGGACGATcaaaagtattaattaaatttttattaaaaaaaagagtattaattaaattatataatatcGATTCAAATGCATGCTTTtaaagtttaatcaattaacgGATGCACCCCTATCTGTAGAATaggataaaaataaaataattggatGATAAAGACGCCATCTCTCACTAATTTACAAGTAAGAtgagatataattatttaataatttttactaGAGTATTTGGCACATTGTGAGATATTTATGGATCATAGAATATATAGAGAGCTTGTTTTTCAAACTTGATGTGTGAGGGACACATAAACACAAATAATGGACCAAAATCTAGGCACCAATGTGTCCCATATTACTGGCATAATCCAACATTtgtgaatttaattatttggtgaAGAAAAATATCTCAACCATTATATGTATAATTTAGCCAAGAAGATTAAGCACTAGTCAACAGGTGACCATTACAGGTGTTTACAAATTCTGATTATATTATATAGATTAGGTTCAGATGATTTCCAGACAATTATTACATGGCTAAGGATACAAATGAGAAAACAATTCCTTTGATTTGCCAAAATATTTATTACCATACAAAAATACTTTACATTACAATGAGACGACTCTCACAAACAGTTAACTCCTCGCAAAAATGGCTATGTGACTTAACAAGTAACACACGGTGTCTCGGTTGGTACAAAACCAGAGAAGAAAAATGAACCAACTTTTCACAAAAAtaaggaaaaattaattttcagtTGCTCTGAAGAAACCAGGATTAAAAAACTAGACATGCCATCACATACAAGATTTCTCTTAAATCCAGGCAAAAACCTGATACACCTGCGGGTATTTCGAGCTGAGGCGTTTAAGGAGCAATGTTGCATTCCCTCAAATATTGGTGATCGTAGTCGACAAATCTTGTCCAATAGTTCCTGAACTTTGGTATGCCAATCTCTAGCCATGGTTTCAAGTTGCCATTATAATGTATCACGGCTGCTCTATCGACATCCTTCTGAGGTACATTGGGATCATACCCAAGTCCCAAAACATGCCAGGATTTTTCGAGAGGATAAGTGTGGTTCCAAAAGGTTAGCAAACCAGGGGGCAGAGTTCCCAGTTTCCACAACAGTCTGTCGTGATTCTGAGCATAAAAAGCATTTCCGCGTCAATATCATGATACGGGCGAGGATTAACGTTCATAGAAGCGAAAAATAACATATGAAAATCTCGAAGGAAAGCAGTGAAATCTATATAACTCGGGTGTTTAAATTGAATGATCCACAATGGTGGAGGGAAAGGACAGTTTTCAAGAAAGGTCTTCCCTCCACTCTTTTGAACTTTTTTAAACACACTATGCAGGCTGAAGTCTTGTTTCGCCCATCTAaacttttgatattttgattggcCCTGAAAGCAAGATTCCCGACTATGCTACCGATGGCTAGCGTCATATCTATGCAAATACTGGTTGACCAATCCAGAAACACCAAATGACAAAGCAAAATTATCTACGAAAACCATACAGACAAAAAAGAAGGCAAAAAAGGGATCTTACCAGATTCTGCCATTTGTGGTACACCTCTGTGATATTTTGCTTCCTCCACTGGTCTAGATCGAAGATATTCATTCCGAACGCCCAACCACAAGCTCGAGGATCAAAATTTTTAGAAATGAAAGGATTTGAAAAGTTGAGGTAACGATCAAACCGGTGAAAGTTTTCTCCACATGTTTCCACTACTCCAATGACCTTCCCCTTTAGATCAAGAGACCAAAGGCCCGTGAGATCCTTCTGGACCACAATATCGTCGTCTAAAAACAAAACCTTGTCTAACTTTGGGAAGATTTCAGGTAGGTAAAAGCGTAGATGGTTCATGATCGAGAGGTACTTGGGATTTCTAAATTTCAAATTAGAATCAGATTCAACACGTCGACTCTTGAAATAATAATCAATCATAGAGGAAGATCCCAACTGCTTGAGAACTGGGCTATAACTCGAATTTAACCATGTGAACTCCTCAACATTCTGAACCTGTATAATAGCTTTGCCTGGAAGGTTGGTTAAAAACCACATCTTCATTGCAGCATAATTGAGCTTGTCGGTAACAACGTGGAAGACATGCTTTGAAGGATCCTGTTCCAGAAGAAGAAACAAGGAGTGcttaaaaaatttaaagcatCTTCGATGAACAAAATAAATAACCTTGAGAGAATATGAAACTTTTACAAAGAATGTATTACCTTCGAGTGGGTGATGGTTGAGTTCACAACTACTGCCGCAGCTAATATGTTATCCGAAAAGAGGGCATAGTGATGTAGTTTGGGATCATCTAATTTCTGTTTGCTAGGGAAATGCTGTTGAGAAGAGTTCAACATGAAATATTCAGTTGACAGGCGCAAAGGAAGACAGTGAAGTCCTTTAGGCATTGTTTTGGCCGTTAGATGTGTCAAATATAAGGTCTGTTTCTTGTGAACCCGGAGCCTTTCCTCGGTTAAAAGAATCATTGCACGGAGTTTCTTTATCACGGCAGTAGAatcatcatgcatttgtttgcCTTTCAGGAGTGTTTGCTCCATTGCTTTCAACTTCTCATAAGCACTAAAATGCAATCCAAACCAAACCATTGGGGAAACAAATAAAGGTAAGAGATGGAGCAATACTACAAAAAGGAAAAATATTGATATGCTTATAGTCCACCCGACATTCTCATCAATAGTTTGATTCACTACTAATAAAAACTGAAGTACATGAAAATTTCGGACTAACTTTTTTGGAAGATCAGAATCCTTGGTGGCATCTCCAAGTGTACGTTGAACTTCCTTCATACGCAACCGTAGCTCCCTTACAAAGCGAGGATTATTTCGAGTAGTTGAGAGGGAAAGATACACTTTCGCTTGAACGAGTTGGTCCTTAAACTGGCGGACTTGAGCATCCAGCAAAACTTTCTGTTCATTGCGTTTCTCGATTTTGGCCTTCACTTGTTGTCTAGCAATATCTTTGACAGAGGTTCGAGAAGATAGTGGTGGGTCTTTTGGTTTCTATAAATGCAAAAGCAGAAAAGAGAGCATTTCATAATATCTACTTGATATCCAAACTAAGAACAATAAATTAATATAGGAAATAGTTACCATCTCCAAATTTCCAAGTACTTATTCATCAGAAGATGAATAGAGGAGCACCAATCTATATATACCATATATTATGGGATATGATACTCTATATTAGGGAGAGGCCTGTTCGCAA
It encodes:
- the LOC140887580 gene encoding myb family transcription factor PHL7-like isoform X1 yields the protein MNNNSVQAAKQRLRWTHELHEQFVDAVAQLGGPDRATPKGVLRVMGVQGLTIYHVKSHLQKYRLAKYLPDSSSDEGKKAEKKERGDALSSLDGSSGVEINEALKLQMEVQKRLHEQLEVQRQLQLRIEAQGKYLEKIIEEQQRLSGVFTEFPDSVAAASGTSNNCPDSDNKILTYPPTPAPISESPLLNKAVKERSPAKSLSADESLSYHEPLTPDSTCPVTSPVESPSERSGKKQRMSTALAFSEPGTILSHSVLKSSFSPSYQQPPHSLFLTNEQIDHSSGLSAGKDSQMEKVSGTSM
- the LOC140886531 gene encoding probable galacturonosyltransferase 4; translated protein: MKMKFRKSVLLLLSVTVLAPIVLYTDTLGGYITSSSSRDEFVEEVSTLTFTGEVGPLNVLPQESSIELKEPIGMVYSDDSSQYSSNYSDSASGENAHNTRQLTGELVEDGTTNSSNLGSSGNKNQSLDENLLKQVTDTVHEAKVADESSNATGLIGRNGQNNVKKQFSFENSVKPKDPPLSSRTSVKDIARQQVKAKIEKRNEQKVLLDAQVRQFKDQLVQAKVYLSLSTTRNNPRFVRELRLRMKEVQRTLGDATKDSDLPKNAYEKLKAMEQTLLKGKQMHDDSTAVIKKLRAMILLTEERLRVHKKQTLYLTHLTAKTMPKGLHCLPLRLSTEYFMLNSSQQHFPSKQKLDDPKLHHYALFSDNILAAAVVVNSTITHSKDPSKHVFHVVTDKLNYAAMKMWFLTNLPGKAIIQVQNVEEFTWLNSSYSPVLKQLGSSSMIDYYFKSRRVESDSNLKFRNPKYLSIMNHLRFYLPEIFPKLDKVLFLDDDIVVQKDLTGLWSLDLKGKVIGVVETCGENFHRFDRYLNFSNPFISKNFDPRACGWAFGMNIFDLDQWRKQNITEVYHKWQNLNHDRLLWKLGTLPPGLLTFWNHTYPLEKSWHVLGLGYDPNVPQKDVDRAAVIHYNGNLKPWLEIGIPKFRNYWTRFVDYDHQYLRECNIAP
- the LOC140887580 gene encoding myb family transcription factor PHL7-like isoform X2 → MNNNSVQAAKQRLRWTHELHEQFVDAVAQLGGPDRATPKGVLRVMGVQGLTIYHVKSHLQKYRLAKYLPDSSSDGKKAEKKERGDALSSLDGSSGVEINEALKLQMEVQKRLHEQLEVQRQLQLRIEAQGKYLEKIIEEQQRLSGVFTEFPDSVAAASGTSNNCPDSDNKILTYPPTPAPISESPLLNKAVKERSPAKSLSADESLSYHEPLTPDSTCPVTSPVESPSERSGKKQRMSTALAFSEPGTILSHSVLKSSFSPSYQQPPHSLFLTNEQIDHSSGLSAGKDSQMEKVSGTSM